The genome window ATTCCTTTACCTTTAATCTTCCTGCTTCAGGTAAAAACACTCTACAGCCCATTTTAAGATTTCCCAAAAAGGGCGCTTACTTTATTGCTGCCGCGCAGTTGGAACGAGGGACGAGTTCAAGTATGTTCCAGCCTTCTTATGAGGATACCAGAACCGAAACAGTTAAAATCCCAACAGGGGTAAGGGTTGTATTACATAAGAATGTCAGAGCGCAGAAACGAGTACCTGGATTTACAAATTCAATATTTGTAAACAAGCAGCCATTTTACATCATTGGGATTGTCGCACAAGGAGTGTTGACCGACTGGTATCTTAGTGAAATTAAAGAGCAGGGTATAAACACTTTGTTTTATTATAGAAGGCCTAATAGTCAGGGTGTGTTTGATGATAGCGTTATTAGTGATATTGAGACAGTATTATTAAACGCTGCCAGGCATGATTTGAAAGTAATAGTCGGCCTGGCTTTGGCTGGCGTAAAGCCAGCCAATTGGCGAGTATGTGTTTCCTCTTTTTCCAATCTGATTAAGTGGTTAAAAGATTATCCTATGGTAATAGGATGGTATCCAGTTGATGAACCTGCGGCACACACCTGGCAAGATAATGAGTTAATGGAAATATATACAAAATTAAAAGAACTTGATCCTGATAAATTTATCTTTGTGAACTGGGCATACGATGGCGTGCCAAAAGAAGTCGGACAACAACCTCGTGGGACCCTGGATGCAACTGATCTTTATTCTGTGTCTTATTATCCTTTTGCTGGACATGGGCGTAGTTTGGATGGATTTACGGAAACAACCATAAGGGCGATAAAAACAGCCCGGGCAAATAAAAAGTCTTTTCATTCCTGGTTACAGCTTTATGGTGGGATGGATGCTTGGAGGGAGCCAACCGGGGTTGAGTTAAATTATATGGCTTACCTGAATTTTGTTTACGGCGGGATGATAAGCTACTGGGATACAAAGTCAAATTCAGAAGCTACATGGAGTCGTGTTAAACAAATCAATTATGAGGGCAAGATGCTGGCGGAAAATTTGTTTCTTAATCCAGACGCTCAGGAAATATTGCCGCCTGTGGAGGATGGGAATTTTATATATTCAGCATGGAAAAAAGAGGGAAGTGTTTTTATGATTGTGGTGCATAAGGGTACTGTGCTTGAAGAATTTACATATGATACGTCAAGGCTAATTCAAAATATTTCATCATTTATTGTGCGATCAATGTTTGAAAGTCGCAATGTCATACTGACAAATAGTTACATTAAAGAAATGTTTCTCCCTTTTGGGACTAGAGTGTATGTGTTAAGAAGTAATCACTCGCCATGATTTGATGTTGTGAGAGGATTGGAGGTTGTTGGTCTTAACGGAGAGATACGGGTTCAGTTGAATAGGTAAAAAAGGCACGAATTTGCGTATTGTGCCTGTTAAAACAAGTATTTATATCAATTGTGTCGGCTTGCCATAAACCGCTAATACCCCCTATAGTTGAAGGAATAGCAAGCTATTTTAAAATTTTTATGATTTCAGGTTGGGCAAAGATGGCCTGAAGCTGTGATGCATAGTTGGGGAAGTTATTTCGTCTTCGTTGCTTAGCTGCTGGGGGCAGCCCAATGATTATTGACGATAACATGGTTGGCGACTAACGAGAATGAGGGGCTGTTTCTGTGTTATGAAAATCCGTGATTGATATAATTGAATCCAGTAGTGTCCGGTTAAGTTTTTGCATATAGCATTTGCTCTTTGATAATCAGATTATTAGACCATACGTTTTTTTCGTCAGTACGTAATTCGTTCTGGATGGTATTTCTAAGCTGACGAATCCTCTTTATTGATACAGGTTCATTAAACTGTTCATGGCAGTATATGGCCATAAGCAGGTAGGTTATTAACCCCGCAAGGATTTGAACCATCAGGCCATATCTACTGTGAGCAATCAAGTGGTACACTTTTAAATGTTTCTTCCACCATTTGAAAAAAGTTTCGATATCCCATCTAAGCTTATAAACGGTTGCAACCTGCTCGGCTGTAAGATCATAACGATCAGTTGCCACAAAATATTTGACACCGGCAATTTTATAACCAACCAGTCGAACCGGCTTTCTGGTCTGGTTTACCCCAGGAGTGCCAAGAAGAACCACAGCATCATAAAAAATATAGCTGTCGGGATCAACAGGCTGCTCTTTGATAATAGTTCTTGTTGTTTTCGCTTTGATGCGGCAAACAAAATGTTTTTTTTCATCCTGAAGAAGATCAAAATCCTTATGTGATTGATACCCCCGATCCATGATTCCTGTTTGGCCTTTTGTAAGGATAGACCTGACAAAGGGGCGTTCAGCGCCATTTCCATTTGTCAGATGAATTTTTATAGGAATCTTGCGATTGACATCAAAGCCGAAATGGCCTTTTGCTTTTTTAGCGCCTTTTCTGTAATCAGCCCAGTACATGGACAGAACTGCATCAATTAAAGATCCATCAATGGAAACGAGTTCACCGAGATCTGAATAATTTGATGGTAAAGCATTTTGTGCCTGGCTGCAAAGAGCTTGAAAAACATATTCAAGCTGTTCAAGCCCTCGAGAATTGATAATTTCGGAAAAACTGCTACGACTGATCCCTCCATCTGGAGCGACACATTCTTTGGCAAAATCGTCTTCTTTAAGGTGTTGAATAAGATCACGAGCTGATTCATGTTCTTGTAGATGGAAAAATATCAGTGCGTGAAGCTGATCTTCAAAAGTCATTTTCAATGGCCTGTGACCTCGGGATTTAAGCTGTGGCGTGTCAGGAAAAATCTTTTGCAAAGGTTTGAGAAATCGAGCATGAGATTGGGGATTAAAATTCTTTTTTGGGATATTGAATATGTCCATTTTTGTCTTAACTCCTTGTTATAATTATATTTTATAACAAAACGATAAAAAATTTTTATTTGGTTTGTCAAGTAAAAAATGAACATTTTTCTAATTTTTTTATCCCATATAACATGCAAAAACCTAACCGGACACTACTGAATTGAATCACCTATTTAACTGAACCAGTGCATCACCCGCCCCCATGCTTAAGTCACCAGCTACAGCGCTCAGGTTGCTTCCCGCCAGAGCCATATCCTCCGAGCTGGTGAAAACAAAATAATATAGTTAGATGAAAATACAATAGGATCAAACGAAATAAAACGATTTTAAAAACATATCATGATATGTTAAATACAATTGAAATAACTATCAAAACGACCTTCTCGCCAGTAACATTATTCGTGAGGCAACAACCGGAGGAAGGTAAGATTTACTGATGAGGCAATACGTATATCAAGATAGATGTCGTATTAATTGATTTTTATCAGCAATATACATCAAAGCCTAAATAGTATGGATAACAAAAAACATTCGGGATTCATGGGGCCGGTTTTCATCGTCGGCATGCCGAGGTCGGGCACCAAGTTGCTCAAAGATTTGTTGAACAGGCACAGCCGGATTGCCTTGCCGGAAATTGAAACCGAGTTTCTGCCTTATCTTGTCGACAATCTGGAGGGCTCAGATGTCCTATTCAAGTATGAAAATTTTGCAAAGTTTTATCGGCAAGCCGTGACATGGCGATATTTCGTATATCAGGAAAAAAAAAGCGCCGTGATGGAATGCCAAAAATGGTATGAATCATGTGGTAACTACACTGCAGCGGGTATATTTGAGGCACTTGTCAGGCACGATGCCGGCGCCTTGGCTAAGAACATAATTTGGGGCGACAAGTCGCCTTCATACATCCGGCATATTAACTTGATTAACGATGTTTACCCTAACGCGAGATTCATTCACATCATTCGCGATCCACGCGATTATTGCTTATCCATCCGCAAGGCTTGGGGCAAAAACATGTACCGAGCGGCGCAACGATGGCGCGATGACGTAGCAAAATGCCGAAATGAAGGCAGGCAAAACGTCGGTTCAAGATATTTCGAATTCCGTTATGAAGACCTTTTACTCGATGATCAAGTTTTTATGATTAGCTAAATTTTAAGCTTGAGAGTATAATCACGGCCATTGAAAAATATTAATAATTTTGAAAGAGTCCATTCATAATGCTATTAACTGAATCTGCACCATTTATCAAACAGTACATTGAAGATCTCAACAATAGCCTGGAGCAATACAAACCTGGTGCGGGATTAACATTTACCCAGAAAGCATGGCTAAGCTTTTGTCTTACCGGTATATTAATGGTAAATGCTGTATGTTGGGCAAAATTTGAACGGGCGAGTCTGGGCAATTATAAATTAGCAGCTCTATCTTGGATGTTTCGTAAGGGTAAGATTTCATGGGACAATTTACTTGTTGGAAGCGTCAGGCGTATTTTGAAAAAATATGGTATCACAAATGGTGTAATTGTTTTTGATGAGTCTGATCGTGCCCGTTCTAAGAATACAAAGCGAATATACAAGGCTCATAAGCAAAAACACAAAGCAAGCGGAGGTTATGTTAATGGGCAAACAGTTGTTTTGCTTCTTTTGGTCACAGACTCTATAACCGTACCTATTGGTTTTAAGTTTTACATGCCTGATCCAGTTGTTAGTGCCTGGAAAAAAGAAGAAGAGAGATCAGTAGTGTCCGGTTAAGTTTTTGCATATAGCATTTGCTCTTTGATAATCAGATTATTAGACCATACGTTTTTTTCGTCAGTACGTAATTCGTTCTGGATGGTATTTCTAAGCTGACGAATCCTCTTTATTGATACAGGTTCATTAAACTGTTCATGGCAGTATATGGCCATAAGCAGGTAGGTTATTAACCCCGCAAGGATTTGAACCATCAGGCCATATCTACTGTGAGCAATCAAGTGGTACACTTTTAAATGTTTCTTCCACCATTTGAAAAAAGTTTCGATATCCCATCTAAGCTTATAAACGGTTGCAACCTGCTCGGCTGTAAGGTCATAACGATCAGTTGCCACAAAATATTTGACACCGGCAATTTTATAACCAACCAGTCGAACCGGCTTTCTGGTCTGGTTTACCCCAGGAGTGCCAAGAAGAACCACAGCATCATAAAAAATATAGCTGTCGGGATCAACAGGCTGCTCTTTGATAATAGTTCTTGTTGTTTTCGCTTTGATGCGGCAAACAAAATGTTTTTTTTCATCCTGAAGAAGATCAAAATCCTTATGTGATTGATACCCCCGATCCATGATTCCTGTTTGGCCTTTTGTAAGGATAGACCTGACAAAGGGGCGTTCAGCGCCATTTCCATTTGTCAGATGAATTTTTATAGGAATCTTGCGATTGACATCAAAGCCGAAATGGCCTTTTGCTTTTTTAGCGCCTTTTCTGTAATCAGCCCAGTACATGGACAGAACTGCATCAATTAAAGATCCATCAATGGAAACGAGTTCACCGAGATCTGAATAATTTGATGGTAAAGCATTTTGTGCCTGGCTGCAAAGAGCTTGAAAAACATATTCAAGCTGTTCAAGCCCTCGAGAATTGATAATTTCGGAAAAACTGCTACGACTGATCCCTCCATCTGGAGCGACACATTCTTTGGCAAAATCGTCTTCTTTAAGGTGTTGAATAAGATCACGAGCTGATTCATGTTCTTGTAGATGGAAAAATATCAGTGCGTGAAGCTGATCTTCAAAAGTCATTTTCAATGGCCTGTGACCTCGGGATTTAAGCTGTGGCGTGTCAGGAAAAATCTTTTGCAAAGGTTTGAGAAATCGAGCATGAGATTGGGGATTAAAATTCTTTTTTGGGATATTGAATATGTCCATTTTTGTCTTAACTCCTTGTTATAATTATATTTTATAACAAAACGATAAAAAATTTTTATTTGGTTTGTCAAGTAAAAAATGAACATTTTTCTAATTTTTTTATCCCATATAACATGCAAAAACCTAACCGGACACTACTGAAGAGAGATTGAAAAAAAAGGGACTCCCGAAGAGTAAGCGTCCTGTCAAACCAGCATTTAACCCTGAGTATCCGAAAAAAATTCAATTAGCCCTGCTCTTACTTGAGAATTTTAAAAAATATTATCCTAAAATTACTGTTAAATGTGTATTGGCTGACGCTTTATACGGTTCAAAAGAATTTATGAATGGAGCCTCTAATATTTTGGGAGGAGTGCAAATTATCAGCCAATTAAAGTCAAATCAAAATATACGATACAAAGGTAAAAAAAAGACAATTACGGATTATTTCAACATGATTAACAAAGGTGTAAATTGCACCATTCGTGTGCGAGGCGGTGAAAAAGTCAATGCAACAGTGAGCAGTGCCCGCCTTAAGGTTGATGCACACGATGGCAATGTGCTTTTTGTGATAGCTCTTAAATATGAAGGGGAAGATGAATACCGTTACTTAGCTGCCACTGATGTGAGTTGGCGCACAGTTGACATTATTCAAGCATATTCTTTGAGATGGCTTGTAGAGGTTTTTTTTGAAGACTGGAAGCTTTATGAAGGATGGGGACAAGAGGCCAAACAATATGACGAAGAAGGATCAAGCCGAGGCCTGATCTTGAGTCTGTTGCTAGACCATTGCCTCCTCCTTCACCCTGAGCAGGAGGCCTGCATAGAGAACAAAACTCCCGTGTTTACCGTGGGAAGTCTGCAAAGAAAAACTCAAATGGATGTTTTGATGGAATGTGTCAAATCTTTGCTGCAACAACAAGATCCCGGTGAAAAACTTAAAGAAATGGGCCAAGTTATCAAAAAAGTTTTCCGACTTATGCCATCGGGAAAACATATGAGCGGAAGAACTATAGGTAGATTGGGGCCAACACCTTCTCTATCACGTAAATATTGTCCTTGCTAACCCATCTTTTTGAGTTTTATGGGCAAATGCTCAAAATAAGCCTCATTTTAGAATTTTCAAAAATTTAATTTGAATGATTTTAATAGGTTAAAAATAATTTGCTCTGGCTTTACCAGTGTAGTGCCATAAAATAAAAAAATAACTTGACTTTTTATTGATATCCGCCTATATTGGGCAACATGTATATTAGAAGAACCACAATAAAAAGTCGAAAAGATGGCAAACAATATTACACCTATAGATTGGTTCAATCCGAACGAACTGCAAAGGGAGTCAGCCAGCACACATTAATTAATCTCGGTACGGCTTTTTCTCTGCCACGGGATCAATGGCCAGAATTATCTTCACGCATTCAGGAGATTATCAGTGGCCAGCAGAGTTTTTTCAAAATTTCTGAAGAAATAGAGGAGCTTGCTCAAAATTATGCAGCCCGGATTATTCACGCGCAACACAAAAATAAAGCTGAAAATAATAAGCCGGATTATCGCGAGGTAGATGTAGACAGCCTGGAAATGTTCAGGCCACGCAGTGTAAGCTGTGAACATGTGGCGCTGGAAGCGTTTGTTTTTTTAAAACTTGGTGAAGAACTAAAAGCCCTGGGATTCAATGGCCCTCAGCTCGCAGCAGCAACCGGTACAATAATAGGTCGTATGTGTCAACCAGGTAGTGAACTGGCAACTCATTACTGGCTCCAGAATGTTTCAGGCTTGGGTGAATTAATTGATTATGATTTCAACAAAATTAATCTATACAAAATGTATAAAATCTCTGATCAGCTTCTCAATAATAAGGAAGCCATAGAAAATCATCTATACTTACAAGAAAAGAATTTATTTGAATTTCAAGAGACAATAACCCTTTATGATCTTACCAACACTTATTTTGAAGGCAGCAGTAAAGCAAACAAGCTGGGGAAACGCGGACATTCCAAAGAGAAACGTTCTGATTGTCCACTGGTAACTTTGGCTTTGGTGCTGGACAGCAGTGGCTTTCCCAAGCGCAGCAAAGTATTTGAGGGTAATGTAAGTGAACCGTCAACATTAAAAAAAATGATTGTTGGTTTGGAAAGAAAGAATTTATCCCAAGAGCTGTTTAAGCCCTCAAAAGCGACTATAGTAATGGATGCCGGAATTGCCACTGAAGATAATATTAAATGGCTCAGGGAAAACAGTTATCCATATATTGTAGTTAGCCGAAAACATCATCGCGAATTTAATGAAGATGAAGCAGTTGTGGTAAAACAAGACAATGACTGCACAGTAAAAGTGCAAAAAATTATTGACTCAGAAAATGATGAGGTTTTGTTGTATTGTCACTCTACAAAGCGGGAAAAAAAAGAACAGGCTATTAATGATCGCTTTACCATTCGCTTTGAAAAGGCTGTCAGCAAACTTGAGTCAGGCTTGCATAAAAAAGGATGTCTAAAAAAATACGATAAAGTCCTGGAAAAAATAGGTCGTCTGAAACAGCAATATTCCAAGGCTGCAAAGCATTATAAAATAGAAGTATCTAAAAACGAAAAAAATGGCAACGCTGTTAAGATCCTTTGGACACGCCAAACGCTTGCGGACACAAAAGATAGTTTGCCGGGAGTATATTGTCTCAGAACAACCCATATGGAATTTGATGAAGCTACGCTATGGCGTACATATACAATGTTAACGGATTTGGAGGCTGTTTTTCGTTCACTGAAATCCGAGCTTGGGATGCGGCCGGTTTTTCACCAAATCACAAAACGGGTGACAGGTCATATTTTTATCAGTGTCATCGCTTACCATTTGATACATAGTATTCGTTACCGATTGAAAAAGACGGGGATAAACAGTAGCTGGTCTGATTTGAGAAAACAACTTGCAGGCCAAAATCGAGTAACAGTTTCCATGCAGTGCCGAAATGATAATGTTGTGCATGTAAGAAAAAGCACACGACCGGAATCACGACAACAGAAAATATATTCTGCTTTAGGGTTAAGCTCTCTCCCTGGCAGAACGATGAAAACAACTATCAAAAAAATAAAAGTAGTGCCATAACTAAGATTTTAAAAAAGTAACCTACTGTAATTATAGTGTTTGTTTTTTTTATTCAAAAAGATGGGCTAAGTGCTTTTGGCAAGTTCATCATCAAAAACTTGAACATCGAGTTTTAGATGATGCCGAAAGTATTTTGCGGAAGGTTTGCGAATATCTATATGTAACCT of Desulfosarcina sp. BuS5 contains these proteins:
- a CDS encoding galactose-binding domain-containing protein codes for the protein MDISTLLIDGNKWKQLGCNLIFLFCCLYDTSAYASQPVVARYVQVELPGDERILSLAEVEVYSGEKMISLQGKAKQVNTACGGDAPRAIDGNTSGSYFDKTVTHTRSGSFVWWELDLGTEQVITRIILYNRTDCCSERINPARVLLLNEAKEIVWENAIISNAGRYDFSIKRTISLLPKISPNLLRNASFRQRTNPPIPDYWDLHHAAATKIKNLHTHYEVDESLKSPVVGTYVLKIHNTEEDFRHTMLIPCRLFADLSEGYYTFSAYIKSDRNGTELRVAPGWAIGKEIIRKLSTKWKRYSFTFNLPASGKNTLQPILRFPKKGAYFIAAAQLERGTSSSMFQPSYEDTRTETVKIPTGVRVVLHKNVRAQKRVPGFTNSIFVNKQPFYIIGIVAQGVLTDWYLSEIKEQGINTLFYYRRPNSQGVFDDSVISDIETVLLNAARHDLKVIVGLALAGVKPANWRVCVSSFSNLIKWLKDYPMVIGWYPVDEPAAHTWQDNELMEIYTKLKELDPDKFIFVNWAYDGVPKEVGQQPRGTLDATDLYSVSYYPFAGHGRSLDGFTETTIRAIKTARANKKSFHSWLQLYGGMDAWREPTGVELNYMAYLNFVYGGMISYWDTKSNSEATWSRVKQINYEGKMLAENLFLNPDAQEILPPVEDGNFIYSAWKKEGSVFMIVVHKGTVLEEFTYDTSRLIQNISSFIVRSMFESRNVILTNSYIKEMFLPFGTRVYVLRSNHSP
- a CDS encoding IS4 family transposase; this translates as MDIFNIPKKNFNPQSHARFLKPLQKIFPDTPQLKSRGHRPLKMTFEDQLHALIFFHLQEHESARDLIQHLKEDDFAKECVAPDGGISRSSFSEIINSRGLEQLEYVFQALCSQAQNALPSNYSDLGELVSIDGSLIDAVLSMYWADYRKGAKKAKGHFGFDVNRKIPIKIHLTNGNGAERPFVRSILTKGQTGIMDRGYQSHKDFDLLQDEKKHFVCRIKAKTTRTIIKEQPVDPDSYIFYDAVVLLGTPGVNQTRKPVRLVGYKIAGVKYFVATDRYDLTAEQVATVYKLRWDIETFFKWWKKHLKVYHLIAHSRYGLMVQILAGLITYLLMAIYCHEQFNEPVSIKRIRQLRNTIQNELRTDEKNVWSNNLIIKEQMLYAKT
- a CDS encoding sulfotransferase family protein; translation: MDNKKHSGFMGPVFIVGMPRSGTKLLKDLLNRHSRIALPEIETEFLPYLVDNLEGSDVLFKYENFAKFYRQAVTWRYFVYQEKKSAVMECQKWYESCGNYTAAGIFEALVRHDAGALAKNIIWGDKSPSYIRHINLINDVYPNARFIHIIRDPRDYCLSIRKAWGKNMYRAAQRWRDDVAKCRNEGRQNVGSRYFEFRYEDLLLDDQVFMIS
- a CDS encoding IS4 family transposase; this translates as MDIFNIPKKNFNPQSHARFLKPLQKIFPDTPQLKSRGHRPLKMTFEDQLHALIFFHLQEHESARDLIQHLKEDDFAKECVAPDGGISRSSFSEIINSRGLEQLEYVFQALCSQAQNALPSNYSDLGELVSIDGSLIDAVLSMYWADYRKGAKKAKGHFGFDVNRKIPIKIHLTNGNGAERPFVRSILTKGQTGIMDRGYQSHKDFDLLQDEKKHFVCRIKAKTTRTIIKEQPVDPDSYIFYDAVVLLGTPGVNQTRKPVRLVGYKIAGVKYFVATDRYDLTAEQVATVYKLRWDIETFFKWWKKHLKVYHLIAHSRYGLMVQILAGLITYLLMAIYCHEQFNEPVSIKRIRQLRNTIQNELRTDEKNVWSNNLIIKEQMLYAKT
- a CDS encoding transposase, encoding MKKKGLPKSKRPVKPAFNPEYPKKIQLALLLLENFKKYYPKITVKCVLADALYGSKEFMNGASNILGGVQIISQLKSNQNIRYKGKKKTITDYFNMINKGVNCTIRVRGGEKVNATVSSARLKVDAHDGNVLFVIALKYEGEDEYRYLAATDVSWRTVDIIQAYSLRWLVEVFFEDWKLYEGWGQEAKQYDEEGSSRGLILSLLLDHCLLLHPEQEACIENKTPVFTVGSLQRKTQMDVLMECVKSLLQQQDPGEKLKEMGQVIKKVFRLMPSGKHMSGRTIGRLGPTPSLSRKYCPC
- a CDS encoding IS1634 family transposase; this encodes MYIRRTTIKSRKDGKQYYTYRLVQSERTAKGVSQHTLINLGTAFSLPRDQWPELSSRIQEIISGQQSFFKISEEIEELAQNYAARIIHAQHKNKAENNKPDYREVDVDSLEMFRPRSVSCEHVALEAFVFLKLGEELKALGFNGPQLAAATGTIIGRMCQPGSELATHYWLQNVSGLGELIDYDFNKINLYKMYKISDQLLNNKEAIENHLYLQEKNLFEFQETITLYDLTNTYFEGSSKANKLGKRGHSKEKRSDCPLVTLALVLDSSGFPKRSKVFEGNVSEPSTLKKMIVGLERKNLSQELFKPSKATIVMDAGIATEDNIKWLRENSYPYIVVSRKHHREFNEDEAVVVKQDNDCTVKVQKIIDSENDEVLLYCHSTKREKKEQAINDRFTIRFEKAVSKLESGLHKKGCLKKYDKVLEKIGRLKQQYSKAAKHYKIEVSKNEKNGNAVKILWTRQTLADTKDSLPGVYCLRTTHMEFDEATLWRTYTMLTDLEAVFRSLKSELGMRPVFHQITKRVTGHIFISVIAYHLIHSIRYRLKKTGINSSWSDLRKQLAGQNRVTVSMQCRNDNVVHVRKSTRPESRQQKIYSALGLSSLPGRTMKTTIKKIKVVP